A segment of the Candidatus Woesearchaeota archaeon genome:
ATGTATATGTATTTATTTTATTTAGTGTTTTTGTTTTTTTCTTTTGAACTAGTATTCTATTTAATAGAATTATTGGCATTGTTATAAAGCTTATTTGATACATTAAACTATAAATATAGTACTCAGAATATTTAGGATATAAATATTTAAATATTAGCGGACCGAACACTATATATAATACTATTAAAATTATGGCAGGTATCATTAGTTGGAAAAAATGTAATATTATCTTGTTGTTTTCTATCTTTTTTAAGTTGGCAAGTTTAGGTAATATTAGTGGACTGAATGATTTATATAAGCTCTTAGTCTGTTGAGGTACTAGCGTGACAATAGTAAATATTGCTAATTCCTCAAATCCTAGAAAAAAAGCAATAATTAAATTATCAGCATAGCTCGAAAGCATTATTATTGCAGATGAAAAGCTGGTTTTAATTCCAAATTCAACATTAGAGTTATCAATATTATCATTTTCTAGATATTTCCTAACTAGAATCAAACTAAAGTATCCCTGGATCATAATTTGTGTTAAGACTGTGCCTAGCACTAACCAAAACAAGTTCAATTTTAAGAATATTATTATTGCTATTATCGATGTTGAGATGATATTAAATATTGTTGTAAGAATTATATTTAAATCAAATCTTTTTTTCCCATTAAAAAAGCTAATATATTGGCCGGATAAACTGTATATTGGTAGTATTAACGCTAATATTAAAAATATAAAACTTTCTTGAGTTCTACTTGCAAATTTCATATAAATAGATGTTATGATTAAAAATATACTTCCTAGTAAGCTCCATATTGAAATTCTTTTTAATGCTTCAAAATATGTTCCATCATATTTCCTTGCTATAGCTTCTATTATTGTAGGTCCCATCCCTTGTAATGAAAAAATCAGACTAATACTTAACATTGAGATTATAAATACATATTGTCCATATACTTCTTTAGATAGAAGATTTGCAAAAAGATAACTTATAATCACACCTTTAAGCATATTTGAAAGTTGACCTAATGTTAGCCAGAATCCACCTTTTAAAAAATAATTCAAATCTAGATTAAATCTTGAGGACAATTTAGTTATTATTTGGTTAATTTTTATCATTCTCGTATTTCTAGGTCCTATTTCCCATTATTATTTAAATTAATGCTGAAAATAGTGTTTCATAATAATTTTAGATTAGGTTTATTTAAATATTTTTCCTGTAATTAGTTAATATTATTCATTATATCCTTTATATCATCATAACTTATATAAATAACCCCTATCTAATTTTTATATGTTACTATCTATACTAGCATTTCTCTACATTACAATAGGTTTAAGTTTCATAATAGACCTATTTGTTGAATACAAAGCAAATCTTTATGAACAACTTGCAATGAGAATCGGAGCAGGAATTATGTTTTTTACAATTCTTGGTATAATTATGAATTTATTATTTATTCCTCTTAATATCTTAATCTATATATT
Coding sequences within it:
- a CDS encoding oligosaccharide flippase family protein, whose amino-acid sequence is MIKINQIITKLSSRFNLDLNYFLKGGFWLTLGQLSNMLKGVIISYLFANLLSKEVYGQYVFIISMLSISLIFSLQGMGPTIIEAIARKYDGTYFEALKRISIWSLLGSIFLIITSIYMKFASRTQESFIFLILALILPIYSLSGQYISFFNGKKRFDLNIILTTIFNIISTSIIAIIIFLKLNLFWLVLGTVLTQIMIQGYFSLILVRKYLENDNIDNSNVEFGIKTSFSSAIIMLSSYADNLIIAFFLGFEELAIFTIVTLVPQQTKSLYKSFSPLILPKLANLKKIENNKIILHFFQLMIPAIILIVLYIVFGPLIFKYLYPKYSEYYIYSLMYQISFITMPIILLNRILVQKKKTKTLNKINTYTSVMVVFLSLILTITMGLLGSIIARIIYRFLSLGTYIYYFKKA